The Rhodovastum atsumiense genome includes the window ATGGGCATGACCGGCGCGGGCGCCGCCTCGCGTGCGGTAACCAGCCCGAGATCCTTGCCCCACACGCGCGCCGTCGTCTCGTGCACGCCGAGTTCCTTGCCGATGGCGAACCACGAGGCGCCATCCACGCGCATGGCCCGGATGGTGGCAGCCTGCCGTTCCGACAGAGCCCGAACAGGGCGCCCATTCTGGCCAGCCGCTGTTTTCGTAGTCAGGCCAAGCTCCCTGGCGCGTTTGAATGCCTCGTCAGTGCTCACCCCGATGGCCTTGGCTGCTGCTCCCCAGCCCCGCCGCCAGCGGCGTTGCCGGCGGAGTTCGTCATCCATCACAGGAGTCCAGGCGATCTCGGATTGCGCCATCACGCTGCTCTCCGCATGCCGGCTTCGCGCACGGCCCGATCGAAATACGCCAGCGATGCAGGCGGCGCGTATCCGGAGCGGCTGGCGATGCGCCGGATGGCCGAGAGGATGTGGTCGTGCAGGTCGAGCCCGGCGCGCAGCCAGTCCCGCAGCGGCGTCCAGTCGCGGAACGCCTCGACACCGGACACGCCGGCGGCTTCAGCCACGAGGCGGCCGGCAATCGGGAGCGCCCACCCCTCCACCGCCGGGTAGGTTTCCCCCTCGTAGGTGGTCGTGGCATCGGCCAGCGTGTCCCAATCCGGGCCTGCTGGAGCCTCCCGCCGCCCGCTGAGCACCTTCGTCACCCAGGCAATCGGGGCCTCAACCCGCTTGGCCTCGGCGTCGCGGAGCGCGGCGAGAATGCGCGCATCGTCCTGGC containing:
- a CDS encoding helix-turn-helix domain-containing protein encodes the protein MAQSEIAWTPVMDDELRRQRRWRRGWGAAAKAIGVSTDEAFKRARELGLTTKTAAGQNGRPVRALSERQAATIRAMRVDGASWFAIGKELGVHETTARVWGKDLGLVTAREAAPAPVMPMVVTRGPLPAGHPDAWALLTGRSPELYEPYAYQDPAMGTRRPTAARQGVPTPPAATTTPEIAVPAPAAVWKEAA